gcacCACTGTTTTAACTGATTATCACAATTAGCGAATGCATCCAAAACTATTGGTTTAATTTATAACTCTGCCCCATACTCACCCCAAATCCGACAATTATGAGATAAATCCAATCTTCCCCATGTGAGATTATTCCTCACTCACTCACTCACTCACCACTGCACCTACTTTCATCTCTGTCCAATTCCGACATGTGGGAATCCGGCGATTATGACACCGGATCACCTATCTCGACCGCCAAAAACGGCCTTCACACCGATGGCTTCCACCAAAGAGGCCACTCTTGGTATATCATCAATAACTCCCTTTTTCCTTCAtccttttcttgtttttttgatAACccagttttaaaaatgaaatctttGTGATTCATACatagtgtattttttttttacataatagTCCagttataaaaatgcaatctttGATTCATACATAGGTTTGTTTCCACCGATATCCCCAGCGATTTCTTGGTTCAGATTGGCGACATCACCTTCCATTTACACAAGGTAGTTAAATCAGTTAATTCAAGGCTTCTTTTTTCGATTGATTCATCGTAACTAATCGAAACAACTTCTCTAGTTTCCTCTCCTCTCGCGATGCGCGAAGATGAACAGAATCATATACGAATCCCGCGACGGCGAGATAAACAAGTTATGCCTCGACGATCTCCCCGGCGGCGCCGACGCATTCGAGCTGGCGGCGAAGTTCTGCTACGGCGTCGCCGTCAATCTCACAGCGACCAACATCTCCGGCCTTCGTTGCGCCGCGGAGTATCTTGAGATGACGGAGGATTTGGAGGAAGGGAATCTGATATTCAAAACCGAAGCCTTTTTAAGCTACGTTGTCTTATCCTCGTGGAGAGATTCCATCGTTGTTCTACAAAGCTGCGAGAATCTTTCGCCGTGGGCGGAGAATCTCCAGATTGTGCGGAGGTGTAGTGAGTCTATTGCGTGGAAAGCGTGCGCGAATCCCAAGGGGATTCGGTGGCAGTACACCGGAAAGCCGAGATCGTCCTCGAACGAGTCCAGCCCTAGCAGCAACGCCGCCTGGAAGGGCGGCGCCAGCGGCTTACACGTGATCGTGGCTGGGAACCATGAGTTCCCGACCACGGTCCAAGCTAAGGATCAGAGGATGATCGTGGAAAGCCTAATCAGCATTATACCTCAGCAGAGAGACTGCGTTTCCTGCAGTTTCCTGCTGAGGCTGCTGAGGATGGCCAACATGCTCAAAGTCGCTCCGGCTCTGGTGACGGAGCTGGAGAAGCGTGTCGGGATGCAGTTCGAACATGCGACCTTGTCGGATCTTCTCATCCCTTGTTTCAACACGAAAGAGACTATCTACGATGTCGATCTCGTTCAGAGGCTCCTCGAGCATTTTCTAGTGCAAGAGCAATCGGAGGGTTCGAGTCCGACGAGGCATCCCTCATCGGACTTGAAGATGTATGACAGCAGCTCCCAGAGAGGGAGCCATCTGAATGCCAAGATGAGGGTTGCCAGACTGGTCGACAGTTATCTGACGGAAGTGGCCAGGGACAGAAACTTGTCCCTGACCAAATTCCAGGTTCTTGCTGAGGCACTGCCTGAATCAGCAAGAACCTGTGATGATGGACTCTACAGAGCAGTTGACTCTTATCTTAAGGTGATCAACATAGctaattcttaattaataaacGATGCTGTATCTAGCCCTCGTAAAATCTAACAAACTGAAATGTTGTAGGCACATCCAACGCTGACCGAGCACGAGAGGAAGAGGTTGTGCCGCGTGATGGAGTGCCAGAAGCTATCCATGGACGCATGTATGCACGCTGCGCAGAACGAGCGCCTCCCTCTCAGGGTGGTGGTGCAGGTCCTCTTCTCCGAGCAGATGAAGATAAGCAACGCGCTCGCGCTCAAGGAAGGTGGGGAGTCGCAGTACCAGCCCATGGTGCCGAACCGGAAGACACTGCTAGAGGGGACCCCGCAATCGTTCCAAGAAGGATGGACAACGGCGAAGAAGGACATCAATACTCTCAAATTCGAGGTGGAGAGTGTTAAGGCTAAGTATTCGGAGCTTCAGAACGAGATGGAGGCATTGCAGCGCGAGCTCAACAGGTTGGCGAAGCCCAAGCAGACGTCGGCGTGGACCTCGGGTTGGAAGAAACTCAGCAAGTTTACTAAGACGACAGAAGCCAATGACAATGGATCACAAGTTGCAACTGCTGATCAAACTAGAAAGACTCCTAGAAGGTGGAGAAATTCCATTTCTTGAATTGCAATTTTTGTTctaattttatcttcatttagCATAACATATGActaattgtgttgtttttgtttttctacaTTTGGTTTATGTTTAGAGGAAGATGCAATATTGACATGATTTTCATTGTTATTGAGAAACTTTTTTAGTATATGAAATTGTCACACAATCAGTAGTCCTATATTTGCTAATTGTTGAAACCATGATCACAATACGAGACTAAGAATAGCATGCTATAAATGAGGGATCTACTATATGAATATTCCTTAACAGTGCTACATATTGCACAAAATCCTATGGAATATTCAAGATTTAGGTGTTGGAAAATTTTGCATAATTTGTTTGGTGGTTTTAATGTATTATTTCTCAGTTGAATTGGCATTACAAGCATGATGAGACACCCCACTTCAAATCATGtcttgaaacaaaaaatatagacTCGTGACATAGAGTGGGGAACACAATTAATCTATGTAACAAGTTGTGGAATATCAGATTGATTTACTAAGTTAGTACAGCTATTTTGAACATTAATCACacactaaaataaattcatgcattgaataatagattaagaaaatatttattttattaataaataagttGTATCGATAACATCTTGATTGAGATTAGCTGGGAATTTGAATAAGGAGCATAAATTTTCTACTCCATACTATCTATCTCGTAGATAATTTCTGATTATAGTGATCCCTTTCATTTTACTTCGTGAATTTTGGATTTCTACTTAGAAGTATATTTTATGCTATAACACAGTAATCAAATTGATTTACTAAGTTAGTACAGCTATTTTGAACATTAATCACACaccaaaataaattcatgCATTGAATAAtggattaagaaaatatttattttattaataaataagttGTATCGACAACATCTTGCTTGGGACTAGCTGGGTACTTGAATAAGGAGTAGAAATTTTCTACTCCATACTATCTATCTCGTAGATAATTTCCGATTATAGTGATCCCTTTCATTTTACTTCGTGAATTTTGGATTTCTACTTAGAAGTACATTTTGTGATATAACACTTCGTGCTATCTGATAGGAAAGGGTCTCATAATTCTGAACGGATCTCAACTGGGATCGCAAATCCCAAGCTTGTCtgtcattattattataaattgacTAGCTACTTTTTACTAGATTTGATCAAAGTGAGGAACAAAGATTCATGAGTGCAATATCATCATTTTGATCAAAAGTGAAGGTTTTAGCTAGTCATTGTATAATTTATGTGATGCATCAAATTTGCGTCTCAATTTCTACTAAATtacttcaatcatttttattctcaatatCTTTGgccaattttatattaaaatttatgtcgtTCACTAttaagactatttttcgtagGAAGTAAATGTTTTACTAATTCTTTGCAAATTAGATTTAGAAATGTATGCGGTTATCATGTCAACATTGACTTTTTTAGTCCTAAAGTGGACTTGATATGATACAATCCACTAGGAAAAATTTTGCTACTTTGGGATTCATTAATGTGTGAATCTAATTGGATTTCGgatgatattatctttattGTGTACGTTTTTTTGTTCTTGAGTGATTGTACTTCacctaaaaattaatactatgaaGACTCTAGATTAAGATGTACAAAAATGTAGTGTGGGgtagaaaaaagagaaatcatAGTACATGAAATCAACTAACATAGAAGTACAAATTAGATCATATATAGGTTTCTCACTTTTCACaaagttaattataaataattgaaacattCAGAAATaccatatatgtatatacaacattatacaataataaatcatattatacttgaatttaattagaattatAACACAAAAATGCCGACATACTCACTTACACTTGGCCTGCACTGATTATCCAAATATTGGGCAATAATTACTTGGaagataaaaatcaaatactatataaataatacataGGCGTACGAATCATTGATTTCCATCCATAATTATTAAATGGATGGAGAAGATATACGTGGAAACTATAAAGCGTTAATTTGTTTCCAATCAATGTTCACTATCTGTAGCTTCAAGCAAAAATTGTATACTATCATGTGACAAAATCATTCGAAATTATTTTACGTAATAAGAATGTGAAGTCTTCTTGAATTAAACAAACATATGCTGTGATATTAATGTGATTGAGttaaaaaataggaaatatatgtattaactatatatttatatgagaaATTTAGACATTTTATgttattacactaaaaaaaggtatatataaaaaaaacgtaTGGGGTGAGAGAGGCTCGAACTCTCGACCTCAGGATAACTCAGCTTAGCTATGAGACCTACGCGCTAGCCAACTGCGCCACCACCCctttaataatgtaattattgagatatttacttatttattttatttgaagtgTAATagtgatattttatgtttatctaAATGTGTCAGTGGGTATCatagaatataattttgtcTTGGAAAACAGGGCATAAGCAGAGGAAGAAACACATGCAATTTGGATTATATGGCGCCTTCTGACAATATGTTTATttgtaagaaaataattgtCGCAAAAGATTTCATTGTTTATTGATTTGGATCATATGACAGACAAAATAACTCTATATATAAGTTATTGTCAGTAACAAAATAATGGTCAGAATGGATAACAGCGTTCAAAATTTAAGCAGTTGCATAGATTAAGTGATTTTTTGGCTAAGTTTGAATTCATGTAtagttttctcttttctttaattgtgttggaaagagagagagaaataaaattattaagagACACAAATCTCGAAGAGGCTAAGTTCCAATAGAGAAAGAAATCAGAGTTTAAGTGGCAAAAGCAAAATATATCAAAGTCCTAaatcatgatatcttgggtttGCATTAGTAAGCTTTTGGTGGAATTCTGTATTAGTGATATTAGTTAGAACAATTATTGATAATTCATACATAAATCATGACATGATTAGATACTTACAAttctactaattaaaatgatgaaCCAACAAATAAGATCATTTATGTTCTGCACAATTTTAGTTAGTTGGAATTTGAAAACATAGTGAAAGCGGTTGTTCCAACTTCCAAGTCTCAACTTGCAggaaaaccaaaatttgaaaataaactaatattaGAGTAAAAAGTGTGCAAAACAATCCTCTAATTAAGTTAGCTGTTTATAGAAATTGTCCCtctcattttgatatttatattgaacctccaattttcttaataaagCCCTTCAATTTATACAACTCCCAAATTTTTTCATCAATGGAAAGTAGAAAGAATGTTCTCTGCTCATGCTATAAAATGGAATTAATTACAGTTAATAAATGCAATCACGcttcattatataattaaaggtaattaaattattaaattccaGAATCTTAATGATGGCATCAGCTGTGATGTTATGGTTGGGAAATAATTTTCCCTTGAGAGTTGAGAATTGGTTCATTAGGTCAATAACTACCTCCATAAATCAAAGGTATGATGAATATGATAATTTGTGGAAGTCATtttcaatctattttttttatgaactttTAGTAATTATTAGTAAACACCATTAATTCTCTTTAACTATCCGACCATTTGTTGAACTACTCTGCATCATCAAAGACTTTGTGCACAAATTGACCTGATTTTGTGCTCCAATCCGATTATAATATATCACACACGATCCATAACTCAATATACTAGTATGTGATTGACAacatattgattatttaaaagtatTTAATCTCTATATATGGCAAGGTGATGTACATAAATTGTAGGTAAATAATGCCCCTTAAATTTGGATTTAGttattggagtattattttataaaaatataagagagataatatgAAAGATTTATGAAAAATCCACATATGATTTTGggcttaatttaaaataattatgcaaTACCCagttatataatataattaatcttttcttaaatatgtaaatatataattcaaaaggTTAATACTTTCCTATATTATTGCAGAAAGATTAATatgtggagtatattatactccctccgtccgcgaataggagtcccggttgaccattttcatccgtccgccattaggagtcccggttagacattttatcttgggagtataaaaaatgaccccacttttcccttaatttagaagctgcaattaattttaatccactttgattgcaaataataatataaatgggtcccacattccactatcacacacttaaattattacactcaaacttttcttaaaacccgcacccaactcaactgggactcctattcgcggacggagggagtagtaatttattttaaattaattaatgcacGTGATcccattttttatgtaaaatacttaaaatattaacagtttatataaatttatcactttttaacctaatgaattttatttcatttcatattagTCATTAGATGCACTAATAGGAAATAAAAGTAATTCATGTCTTATTGTATAAACACATGATTTATATAAgcatgacaaaataaaagaaaaaatgattaaaaactgaaaagaaTACATTCTACACCTCAACTTTATTTAGTCTAATCaagtaaaagaataaatgaTTAAACATTTAAAGAGAAGAATGCGCTTTGTTTTTGTACCACAGCATTTGCATGAAAGCTGGCATCTTATTACAAATAAGTTAGGTAACATCTGacaaatttatcattaatttggtTATGCTTGAAACCCGCACATCcatgtatataataaatttatttagaaaGTGGACCTATCCAGTACATTTCAATTTCCCAAGTTTGGCTATCGACCgttccaaaaattaatttttattaatttagtaaaactaaaattaaattagttactaatataagaaaatttgaaatgagaATAATATTGATCGATTAGCATTGCACTgtctaaataatttaatttgaacgattaaaataaaacaatattgcGCAAGTTTGGTTTCTTGAATCACTCACAAGTCACAAGTCAAACGGTAAAATTTAAACCACCTTGTTGTGTTTGCTAATGAACCATGCTTTTGCCTCCTGAATTTATCAACTTTCAAAATCTTTCTTATTCAATGATAAATTCAGGTGGAGTTGAATGGTCGACCAACTACATTGTTGGCCTATGAATATGAAAAATCCTTCTAAAATTCGACATTTAGAGCTTCTGCCGATCCAGTAACAAGACTATTTACCGATCCAGTAACAAGACTATTTaccacattttttttagtaagtATTCGCTTCCATTTTTCATCTATCATCTATCATCAATCGTCACAATGCATCCATCTTTCAGCACCAACAACAATCTTTTTCTCTATGTCGAACCTTACCAGTTCCATTTGTGAACCAGAAACAACTTCGAAGATATTTCAACaatcaaatttgataatagtagagtataatttattttcttaaaccAATTCACCAATTAGAATTCACTTCTATTCTTAATTAAACATCACATTTCTCATCAACatacactaaaaagaaaaactcaaAAACATCAAATCCAACCACATCATTAGATTACAACAGCAGCAACAGATGGTTATTACAACCTCACAAACAGTCGTTCAAAACCCAGAAAACACAAATATTACAACTGGAAACAAACAACAAGAAATTGATGATGATAGCTCGGAAGCCCCTGGGGGGGTGGGCCCCCCGCACAGATTTTCAAgataatcataataaaaacGAAGAAAGGAGGCGCGGGCCCCCCCTACCACCAAACACGCATGCTCACCATCCATGGCGTTTTTCGACAATTCCGGAGAAAAAAGGAAGCCCTCGTTTCACACCACTACGCTTTCTTCAATCTGCCAtaacccctttttttttacttttaaatcacatttttaatcatttcaaAGTCAACAATTATAGCAAAGATGGCTGCTTTTATCGACTTAACCCTCCCCTCTTTATTGCCCCACAATCTTCATGCTGACTCTAAAAGTAAAAGCCATCTTCAATAATCAAACACGCACCATTAATCATGCGCCCCCGAGGGACGATTTCATAGCCTTCAGGTACGCCACCGCCCCGTCGATTATCGACACCGGGTCGCTCCCGTCCAGTCCCGGGATGATGCTCTCGAGCACCTTCAGCGCCTCGCGGATTTTAATCTTCTTCCCGCTGTCGTCGTCGCTGGCGCACCTCGACTCCATGACGTCGTCGTCCTCCTCGTCGTGACTCTCCAGAGACGATTTCTCATGCTTGCCGTCGAGCAGCTTTCGTCTTTTCGGCGCGGGGCTCGTTATTTCTTCTGTTAGTTCGTCGAGGCTGAGTGGCGGAGAGTGCTCCGAGCTAGTCACTTCATCGTCGTCGTCACTATCAGTATCAGAGTAGAGCAAAGCATCGATGTCGTCGCTATCTTCTTCATACGTCTCGCCGCCCTCCTCTTCGGACAAATGGTTTTCGTCCCATTTTTCTTCGAACGCGGGATTCGACAAGATGCGTGGATCGACA
The genomic region above belongs to Salvia hispanica cultivar TCC Black 2014 chromosome 3, UniMelb_Shisp_WGS_1.0, whole genome shotgun sequence and contains:
- the LOC125210863 gene encoding root phototropism protein 3-like, encoding MWESGDYDTGSPISTAKNGLHTDGFHQRGHSWFVSTDIPSDFLVQIGDITFHLHKFPLLSRCAKMNRIIYESRDGEINKLCLDDLPGGADAFELAAKFCYGVAVNLTATNISGLRCAAEYLEMTEDLEEGNLIFKTEAFLSYVVLSSWRDSIVVLQSCENLSPWAENLQIVRRCSESIAWKACANPKGIRWQYTGKPRSSSNESSPSSNAAWKGGASGLHVIVAGNHEFPTTVQAKDQRMIVESLISIIPQQRDCVSCSFLLRLLRMANMLKVAPALVTELEKRVGMQFEHATLSDLLIPCFNTKETIYDVDLVQRLLEHFLVQEQSEGSSPTRHPSSDLKMYDSSSQRGSHLNAKMRVARLVDSYLTEVARDRNLSLTKFQVLAEALPESARTCDDGLYRAVDSYLKAHPTLTEHERKRLCRVMECQKLSMDACMHAAQNERLPLRVVVQVLFSEQMKISNALALKEGGESQYQPMVPNRKTLLEGTPQSFQEGWTTAKKDINTLKFEVESVKAKYSELQNEMEALQRELNRLAKPKQTSAWTSGWKKLSKFTKTTEANDNGSQVATADQTRKTPRRWRNSIS
- the LOC125213994 gene encoding transcription factor bHLH143-like — protein: MAAARESQLRQQFAVRNSSYIDHMATPHLDRNLSLPHFPSYQWPTANATFPGQYAPDLNAFGGFRPPQCNIPCPTGEPYLKGSQCALPRGLGVVDKQPVGAPQRRFLIFDQSENHTRLFLGPSFSPLDKMFASKTPVPLDKATAHVDPRILSNPAFEEKWDENHLSEEEGGETYEEDSDDIDALLYSDTDSDDDDEVTSSEHSPPLSLDELTEEITSPAPKRRKLLDGKHEKSSLESHDEEDDDVMESRCASDDDSGKKIKIREALKVLESIIPGLDGSDPVSIIDGAVAYLKAMKSSLGGA